The following coding sequences are from one Arcobacter nitrofigilis DSM 7299 window:
- a CDS encoding DUF3833 domain-containing protein encodes MKFIKYTLLIVLTLLITGCTSMKMSDFKDTKPVFIPKDYFNGDLKAYGIVKDMGGKIIKSFKADMHGSWDKNGVGTLDERFVYSDGTKQTRIWTLTPQKDGTYIGTASDIVGDAVLRSLGNTVMMDYTMRVPYGSGTIDINVKDWLHLQEDGIIINHSKMKKFGFTVGELVITIIKQ; translated from the coding sequence ATGAAATTTATAAAATATACTTTACTTATCGTTTTAACTTTATTAATTACAGGATGTACTTCTATGAAAATGAGTGACTTTAAAGATACAAAACCAGTGTTTATTCCAAAAGATTATTTTAATGGAGATTTAAAAGCTTATGGAATAGTAAAAGATATGGGTGGAAAAATCATAAAAAGCTTCAAAGCTGATATGCATGGTTCTTGGGATAAAAATGGTGTAGGAACTTTAGATGAAAGATTTGTTTATAGTGATGGTACAAAACAAACAAGAATTTGGACATTAACTCCCCAAAAAGATGGTACATACATAGGAACTGCTTCTGATATAGTTGGTGATGCTGTTCTAAGAAGTTTAGGAAATACTGTTATGATGGATTACACTATGAGAGTTCCTTATGGAAGTGGAACTATTGATATAAATGTAAAAGATTGGCTACATTTGCAAGAAGATGGTATAATAATAAATCATTCAAAAATGAAAAAGTTTGGTTTTACGGTTGGAGAGTTAGTTATTACAATCATAAAACAGTAA
- the pdxH gene encoding pyridoxamine 5'-phosphate oxidase has protein sequence MKDLSRLRQEYTTKGLIRDELLDSPIKQFELWFEQALSADILEPNAMSLATVGKDMKPSIRTVLLKLYDENGFVFFSNYKSKKAWQIEENPYAAIHFAWLGLERQVKIEGTIKKISKTDSLKYFLSRPKGSQIGAWVSHQSEIISSRSLLEAKFDEIKSKFVKGEIPFPSFWGGYLIKPEVVEFWQGGKDRLHDRFEYSLNEKNDWEINRLAP, from the coding sequence ATGAAAGACCTTTCTAGATTAAGACAAGAGTATACAACAAAAGGTTTGATAAGAGATGAGTTATTAGACTCTCCTATCAAACAGTTTGAACTATGGTTTGAACAAGCACTAAGTGCAGATATTTTAGAACCAAATGCTATGAGTTTAGCAACAGTTGGAAAGGATATGAAACCCTCTATTAGAACAGTTTTATTAAAACTGTATGATGAAAATGGTTTTGTGTTTTTTTCAAATTACAAAAGTAAAAAGGCTTGGCAAATAGAAGAAAATCCTTATGCTGCAATTCATTTTGCTTGGTTAGGATTGGAAAGACAGGTTAAAATTGAAGGAACTATTAAAAAAATTAGTAAAACTGATTCTTTGAAGTATTTCCTTTCTCGTCCAAAAGGTAGTCAAATAGGAGCTTGGGTTTCCCACCAAAGTGAAATTATTAGTTCAAGAAGCCTACTTGAAGCTAAATTTGATGAGATAAAAAGCAAGTTTGTAAAAGGTGAAATACCTTTTCCTTCTTTTTGGGGTGGATATTTAATAAAACCAGAAGTTGTTGAGTTTTGGCAAGGTGGAAAAGATAGGTTACATGATAGATTTGAGTATAGTTTAAATGAGAAGAACGATTGGGAGATAAATAGATTAGCACCATAA
- a CDS encoding ferritin-like domain-containing protein, translated as MNYFRDLEEILLTINPKEKFRKFDCFYKEFLNENIDFNDNYKIIPLSEPSYKDFMKIVLPKNVKIRKYFDTKEGKGSLLHTIAHIEYSAIDLALDAALRFKNLPKEYYKDWLEVASDEIRHFLMIEEIMEKIGYKYGDFEVHTNLFEAMKKTTTLVERMAIVPRYLEANGLDQNPKIMKKLESNPDEINNEILKALNIILEEEVDHVYKGDKWFKYACEKENLEVENTYLELLEKYYPGSTQGKKLDMNFEARKKAGFSCNELKRLANKEECL; from the coding sequence GTGAATTATTTTAGGGATTTAGAAGAGATTTTATTAACAATTAACCCAAAAGAAAAGTTTAGAAAATTTGATTGTTTTTATAAAGAATTTTTGAATGAAAATATAGATTTTAATGATAATTATAAAATTATTCCATTAAGTGAACCTTCATATAAAGATTTTATGAAAATTGTTCTTCCCAAAAATGTAAAAATTAGAAAATATTTTGATACAAAAGAGGGAAAAGGAAGTCTACTTCATACAATAGCACATATAGAGTACAGTGCTATTGATTTGGCTCTTGATGCAGCTTTGCGCTTTAAAAACTTACCAAAAGAGTATTATAAAGATTGGTTAGAAGTGGCAAGTGATGAAATCAGACATTTTTTGATGATAGAAGAAATTATGGAAAAGATAGGATATAAATATGGAGATTTTGAAGTACATACAAATCTTTTTGAAGCAATGAAAAAAACTACTACTTTAGTAGAGAGAATGGCTATTGTTCCTAGATATCTAGAAGCAAATGGACTTGACCAAAATCCAAAAATTATGAAGAAACTAGAATCAAATCCCGATGAAATAAATAATGAAATTCTAAAAGCATTAAATATTATTTTAGAAGAAGAGGTTGACCATGTCTATAAAGGAGACAAGTGGTTTAAATATGCTTGTGAAAAAGAGAACTTAGAGGTAGAAAATACTTATTTAGAACTTCTTGAAAAATATTATCCTGGTAGTACTCAGGGTAAAAAGCTGGATATGAATTTTGAAGCTAGGAAAAAAGCTGGATTTTCTTGTAATGAATTAAAAAGATTAGCAAATAAAGAAGAGTGTTTATAA
- a CDS encoding HD domain-containing phosphohydrolase, which produces MKLSLKTLLIISFSLVIVISISIISMMTYYSMKANMSAQSYKIMQNISDFAIDKSKTYMNVATDASHLTRNLENKNVISITNQKELVNYFYEQMAINQYFSGLYYASTDGSFLMLLKDATGYLKKDISFNDNGKREVKISYNDKNMKLINEQTLDKDKFDPRIRAWYVNAVQHKKSTWTEPYIFYTSKKTGITISTPIYSENNVLLGVIGIDIETESLSSFINNLKIGDNGRVFLVNKALKILSLPVEKNKIRTMDSLRENSIIKLAYNELKKQTDVKSIKKEYFLTFKNGNKNYQAMFLPFKIGELEWTVGMYVLEDDFLGILKDNNIFNILLIIIVGLISLFISIKISNYISNPILKLRDMTKKIELLNLNESDVNPNPIKEINELITSFNKMKINLKESYLDTLYRLAVASEYKDNDTAEHISRIGLYSEAIARKVGLSEDEIYILKHASAMHDIGKLGIPDRVLLKPGKLNEEERKIIETHPAIGASILKNPTSNIMQMGRDISLYHHEKWDGTGYPKGLKGEEIPLFARIVSIVDVFDALMSKRCYKEAFDENKSRKIIEEGKGTFFDPKVVDAFEECFEELVNISKTNSLKPKYKT; this is translated from the coding sequence ATGAAACTATCATTAAAAACACTTCTAATAATTTCTTTTTCTTTAGTTATTGTAATATCAATAAGTATTATATCAATGATGACATATTATTCAATGAAAGCTAACATGTCAGCGCAATCATATAAAATAATGCAAAATATATCAGACTTTGCAATTGATAAATCTAAAACTTATATGAATGTGGCAACAGATGCTTCTCATTTAACTAGAAACTTAGAAAATAAAAATGTGATTAGTATAACTAATCAAAAAGAATTAGTTAATTATTTTTATGAACAAATGGCAATCAATCAGTATTTTTCTGGACTTTATTATGCTTCTACTGATGGAAGTTTTTTAATGCTTTTAAAAGATGCTACTGGTTATTTGAAAAAAGATATATCTTTTAATGATAATGGAAAAAGGGAAGTAAAAATTTCATATAATGATAAAAATATGAAATTAATAAATGAACAAACACTTGATAAGGATAAATTTGACCCAAGAATTAGAGCTTGGTATGTAAATGCAGTTCAACATAAAAAATCAACTTGGACAGAACCTTATATATTTTATACTTCAAAAAAAACAGGAATAACAATATCAACACCAATTTATAGTGAAAATAATGTACTTTTAGGAGTAATTGGAATTGATATAGAAACAGAAAGCTTATCTTCTTTTATTAATAATTTAAAAATAGGAGATAATGGGAGAGTTTTTTTAGTTAATAAGGCATTAAAAATTTTATCATTGCCCGTTGAAAAAAATAAAATTAGAACAATGGATAGTTTAAGAGAAAATAGTATTATAAAACTTGCATATAATGAACTTAAAAAACAAACAGATGTAAAATCAATCAAAAAAGAGTATTTTCTTACATTTAAAAATGGAAATAAGAATTATCAAGCTATGTTCTTACCTTTTAAAATTGGAGAATTAGAGTGGACAGTTGGTATGTATGTCTTAGAAGATGATTTTTTAGGAATATTAAAGGATAATAATATTTTCAATATTTTATTAATTATAATAGTTGGATTAATATCTTTATTTATTAGTATTAAAATATCAAATTATATTTCAAATCCAATTCTAAAATTGAGAGATATGACTAAAAAAATCGAGTTATTAAATTTAAACGAATCAGATGTAAATCCTAATCCAATAAAAGAGATAAATGAGTTAATTACTTCTTTTAATAAAATGAAAATAAATTTAAAAGAATCATATTTAGATACTCTATATAGATTAGCAGTTGCATCTGAATATAAAGATAATGATACAGCAGAACATATTAGTAGAATAGGACTATATTCAGAAGCGATAGCTAGAAAAGTTGGATTATCTGAAGATGAAATATATATTTTAAAACATGCAAGTGCTATGCATGATATTGGTAAACTTGGTATTCCAGATAGAGTATTATTAAAACCAGGTAAGTTAAATGAAGAAGAAAGAAAGATAATTGAAACACATCCTGCAATAGGTGCTTCAATATTAAAAAATCCTACATCAAATATTATGCAAATGGGAAGAGATATTTCCTTATATCATCATGAAAAATGGGATGGAACAGGTTATCCAAAAGGCTTAAAAGGTGAAGAAATACCATTGTTTGCGAGAATAGTATCTATTGTAGATGTTTTTGATGCACTGATGTCTAAACGATGTTATAAAGAGGCCTTTGATGAAAATAAATCTAGAAAAATTATAGAAGAAGGAAAAGGTACTTTTTTTGATCCAAAAGTTGTAGATGCTTTTGAAGAGTGCTTTGAAGAGTTAGTTAATATCTCAAAAACTAACTCATTAAAACCTAAGTATAAAACTTAG
- the cmoB gene encoding tRNA 5-methoxyuridine(34)/uridine 5-oxyacetic acid(34) synthase CmoB, with amino-acid sequence MNEELEQLQKKKIECLSWKNIKPWHEQLLKAQEIQKIPCEVKLEDWLTIGKESDLSDKEKEIVLQTAKTLIPWRKGPFNLFGLEIDSEWQSNIKYNLIRPHFNLKDKVVADIGCNNGYYMFRMLEDKPKKLIGFDPSPLTMLQFEFINHFVKSDLVYEKLGVEHLEIYNHSFDFIFMLGVLYHRADPVGTLKLLRNSLNKDGEVLIDTFMIDGEEEVALTPNGRYSKIPNIYFVPTIPALKNWLNRAGFCDIEVLAVTTTSSEEQRKTKWSFDQSLEDFLDPNDKTKTVEGYPAPKRVYIKARRKN; translated from the coding sequence ATGAATGAAGAATTAGAACAATTACAAAAAAAGAAAATAGAGTGCCTTTCTTGGAAAAATATTAAGCCATGGCATGAACAACTTTTAAAAGCGCAAGAAATCCAAAAAATACCTTGTGAAGTTAAACTTGAAGATTGGCTTACTATTGGAAAAGAATCAGACTTAAGTGATAAAGAAAAAGAAATAGTTTTACAAACAGCAAAAACATTAATACCTTGGAGAAAAGGGCCTTTTAATTTATTTGGATTGGAAATTGATAGTGAATGGCAAAGTAATATTAAATATAATCTTATTCGACCACATTTTAATTTAAAAGATAAAGTTGTAGCTGATATTGGTTGTAACAATGGTTATTATATGTTTAGAATGCTTGAAGACAAGCCTAAAAAACTAATAGGCTTTGATCCAAGTCCACTTACGATGCTTCAATTTGAGTTTATAAATCATTTTGTAAAAAGTGATTTAGTTTATGAAAAACTTGGCGTGGAGCATTTAGAAATATATAATCACAGTTTTGATTTTATTTTTATGTTGGGTGTTTTATATCATAGAGCTGATCCTGTTGGTACATTAAAGCTTTTAAGAAACTCATTAAATAAAGATGGGGAAGTTTTAATTGATACTTTTATGATAGATGGAGAGGAAGAAGTTGCTTTAACCCCAAATGGACGATATTCAAAAATCCCTAATATCTATTTTGTACCGACAATTCCAGCACTTAAAAATTGGTTAAATAGAGCAGGGTTTTGTGATATTGAAGTTCTTGCGGTGACAACTACTTCAAGTGAAGAGCAAAGAAAAACAAAATGGTCTTTTGATCAAAGTTTAGAAGATTTTTTAGATCCAAATGACAAAACTAAAACAGTGGAAGGTTATCCCGCACCTAAAAGAGTCTATATAAAGGCCAGAAGAAAAAATTAG
- a CDS encoding GGDEF domain-containing protein, with amino-acid sequence MLKNSILNLIKSSCNHEKDFASLEKIYELYEQLQYSSNLKQMAEDIYLWLNRNYNVDNVTFSLFDMKNNRKENIYVKGEEFYLDDDKSFFFIINTHTSQNAIVSFSSTSKTHFIVLEAEYNAIESAFFQISPIIQSGILKKNYVQANSIDSVTNVYNRQYLTEHVNKLINLSHTETNDIFFLMIGIDRFKAVIDEFDYDIGDKVLIELAKIIHTNISEFDLVARLSGDEFLVSILSSDNESEVRVICENIIQDFANAEIQINEEATLKKTICIGYDKFNTKDSSLDQIIKNTDTALYEAKNKGRSSFLAFSDIKEEDNIDLF; translated from the coding sequence ATGTTAAAAAATTCAATACTAAATTTGATTAAATCATCATGCAATCATGAAAAAGATTTTGCCTCTTTAGAAAAAATCTATGAATTATATGAGCAGCTACAATACTCTTCAAACCTAAAGCAAATGGCAGAAGATATTTATCTATGGTTAAATAGAAATTATAATGTTGATAATGTAACTTTTTCTTTATTTGATATGAAAAACAATAGAAAAGAGAATATTTATGTAAAAGGGGAAGAGTTCTATTTAGATGATGATAAATCTTTTTTCTTTATTATTAATACTCATACTTCACAAAATGCAATTGTATCTTTCTCTTCTACTTCCAAGACACATTTTATAGTTTTAGAAGCTGAATATAATGCAATTGAATCAGCTTTTTTTCAAATATCACCTATTATTCAAAGTGGTATTTTAAAGAAAAACTATGTTCAAGCAAACTCAATTGATTCTGTTACAAATGTTTATAATAGACAATACTTAACAGAACATGTTAATAAATTGATTAATCTATCACATACTGAAACAAATGATATATTCTTTTTAATGATAGGAATAGATAGATTTAAAGCAGTAATTGATGAATTTGATTATGATATTGGTGATAAAGTATTAATTGAACTTGCAAAAATAATTCACACTAATATTTCAGAATTTGATTTAGTAGCAAGACTTTCAGGGGATGAATTTTTAGTCTCTATTTTAAGTAGTGACAATGAATCTGAGGTACGAGTTATATGTGAAAATATTATTCAAGATTTTGCAAATGCTGAAATTCAAATAAATGAAGAAGCAACTCTTAAAAAAACAATTTGTATTGGTTATGATAAGTTTAATACAAAAGATTCATCATTAGATCAGATTATAAAAAATACTGATACAGCACTTTATGAAGCTAAAAATAAAGGAAGAAGTTCATTTTTAGCCTTTAGTGATATAAAAGAAGAAGATAATATAGATTTATTCTAA
- a CDS encoding MBL fold metallo-hydrolase, with protein sequence MDIKRKPMGEYQTNCYIASIDNKDFIIDPGVNAIEWIKQNVTNPVVILNTHGHFDHVWSNYEVSQEFGLKIYCPKDDAFMLEKDPYGFGMTPSHPDILVNEDEEFDFDGTIVKYHFFPGHTPGCSAIEINGNLFSGDFIFKGTIGRVDFPFSSPQNMKNSIKKVLSWEKDIKIHPGHGESTTLRDENHSLKGWLNYL encoded by the coding sequence ATGGATATAAAAAGAAAACCAATGGGGGAATATCAAACAAATTGTTATATAGCAAGCATTGATAATAAAGATTTTATTATAGATCCCGGTGTAAACGCAATTGAGTGGATAAAACAGAATGTAACAAATCCAGTTGTTATATTAAATACACATGGGCACTTTGACCATGTATGGTCAAATTATGAAGTAAGTCAAGAGTTTGGACTAAAAATTTATTGTCCAAAAGATGATGCTTTTATGCTTGAAAAAGATCCTTATGGATTTGGAATGACACCAAGTCATCCAGATATTTTAGTAAATGAAGATGAAGAATTTGATTTTGATGGTACAATTGTAAAGTATCATTTTTTTCCAGGACATACGCCAGGTTGTTCTGCTATAGAGATAAATGGAAATCTTTTTAGTGGTGATTTTATCTTCAAAGGTACAATTGGAAGAGTAGACTTTCCTTTTTCAAGTCCACAAAATATGAAAAATAGTATTAAAAAAGTCTTATCGTGGGAAAAAGATATTAAAATTCATCCTGGACATGGTGAAAGCACAACTTTAAGAGATGAAAATCATTCATTAAAGGGTTGGTTAAATTATTTGTAA
- the ccsA gene encoding cytochrome c biogenesis protein CcsA — MNKILDILFSFKTTLTLLALLAVGAGVATFIENDYGTSTARVLVYDNLWYEAVLVLTSVNLMGIIYKRKMWRQKAKFLFHSSFVLILIGAAVTRFAGYEGIMQIREGQTQDLMYSLNPYLQIQIKQKDGSSFYKEYPLEFAASTLRKGMDDGYNTGLVEYFAQKLNNFDYDLKFNNKNLNLKYIDYTVSKKGKAEMGILSVDLTLNGVTKTVRLPGKRGQKGFPKIEDFGDTIVTLEYGSKLLKLPFSIKLNDFQLDRYPGSMSPSSYASEVTVNEENGKSYDYRIFMNRTLHQGNFLFFQSSYDPDEKGTVLSVNNDPGKWPTYAGYFFLTLGLILNLFSKQSRFWILANKLKNKNFASLLLALSLSFAASNLHAEEQQTTTQTPQTQHQVVVKEYKNPKEYMDMLKKDSSAVANKFGTLTVQSNAGRMKPVDTLDREILLKLSGKTSMFDLSADQIVLGMISRPEIWRDVKMIKITTPRLKKFLGVDSSRKYIAFSEVFKDGKYILANEINKAITTKPSDRGTYEKDVIRVDERLNIAYMTYNANLLNIFPNPNDTKSSKWLNPVDAMQNLQGRAQQAVETMIRGFINTIIIEDWENAGKYLDFIYSYQRKVGGNIIPSERQISNEILFNKIDIFPKLTLAYLLVGFILLVTSFVVVFNPKIQPKKTTLVAFVVLAILFAAHTFGMGFRWVISGHAPWTNTYESLLYISWSAVFAGVVFFRKSLLALSAAVIVAAIFMFTAHLTSIDPQITNLVPVLKSYWLTIHVSVLTASYGFFGLSAIIGFMTLILFIFRKNRPHLDETIKHITYINEMSLIIGLSAITIGNFLGGIWANESWGRYWGWDPKETWAYVSIVVYAIVIHLRFVKSLNNPFVLTTASVLAFSTILMTYFGVNFYLSGMHSYATGDPVPIPMWVYVVTTFVFITIAAAYKNRDLKA, encoded by the coding sequence TTGAATAAGATATTAGATATATTATTTTCATTTAAAACTACACTTACTCTACTTGCTTTACTTGCAGTTGGTGCTGGTGTAGCTACTTTTATTGAAAATGACTATGGAACTTCAACTGCTAGAGTTTTAGTTTATGATAACTTGTGGTACGAAGCTGTTTTAGTTCTTACATCAGTTAATTTAATGGGAATTATTTACAAAAGAAAAATGTGGAGACAAAAAGCAAAATTTTTGTTTCATTCATCTTTTGTTTTAATTTTAATTGGGGCAGCAGTTACAAGATTTGCAGGATATGAAGGTATTATGCAAATAAGAGAAGGTCAAACTCAAGATTTAATGTATTCATTAAATCCATATTTACAAATACAAATTAAACAAAAAGATGGAAGTTCTTTTTATAAAGAGTATCCATTAGAATTTGCAGCTTCAACTTTACGAAAAGGTATGGATGATGGTTATAATACAGGTTTAGTTGAGTATTTCGCTCAAAAGTTGAATAACTTTGACTATGACTTAAAGTTTAACAATAAAAATTTAAACTTAAAATATATTGATTATACAGTAAGTAAAAAAGGAAAAGCAGAGATGGGTATTTTATCTGTTGATTTGACTCTAAATGGAGTAACTAAAACAGTTAGATTACCAGGGAAAAGAGGACAAAAAGGTTTTCCAAAAATTGAAGACTTTGGGGATACAATTGTAACTTTAGAATATGGTTCTAAATTACTAAAATTACCTTTTTCAATTAAACTAAATGATTTCCAACTTGATAGATATCCAGGAAGTATGTCTCCATCTTCTTATGCTTCTGAAGTTACAGTTAATGAAGAAAATGGAAAATCATATGATTATAGAATTTTTATGAATAGAACACTTCACCAAGGTAATTTTTTATTCTTCCAAAGTTCATATGATCCAGATGAAAAAGGAACAGTTTTGTCAGTAAATAACGACCCAGGGAAATGGCCAACTTATGCAGGATATTTTTTCCTAACTTTAGGTCTTATTTTAAACCTATTTAGCAAACAATCTAGATTTTGGATACTAGCAAATAAATTAAAAAACAAAAACTTTGCTTCTTTACTTCTTGCATTAAGTTTATCTTTTGCAGCTTCTAACTTACATGCAGAAGAACAACAAACAACAACACAAACACCGCAAACTCAACATCAAGTTGTAGTTAAAGAGTATAAAAATCCAAAAGAATATATGGATATGCTGAAAAAAGACTCTTCTGCTGTAGCAAATAAATTTGGAACGCTAACTGTTCAAAGCAATGCAGGAAGAATGAAACCTGTTGATACCTTGGATAGAGAGATTCTTTTAAAACTATCAGGTAAAACTAGCATGTTTGATTTAAGTGCAGATCAAATAGTTCTTGGAATGATCTCTAGACCAGAAATCTGGAGAGATGTGAAAATGATAAAAATCACTACTCCAAGATTAAAAAAATTCTTAGGAGTTGATAGTTCAAGAAAATATATTGCATTTTCAGAAGTTTTTAAAGATGGAAAATATATTTTAGCAAATGAAATCAATAAAGCAATTACAACAAAACCTTCTGATAGAGGGACATATGAAAAAGATGTTATCAGGGTTGATGAAAGATTAAATATCGCATATATGACATACAATGCAAACTTACTTAATATATTTCCTAATCCAAATGATACAAAATCATCAAAGTGGCTAAATCCTGTAGATGCAATGCAAAACTTGCAAGGAAGAGCACAACAAGCTGTTGAAACAATGATTAGAGGATTTATTAATACTATCATTATTGAAGATTGGGAAAATGCAGGAAAATATTTAGATTTTATTTACTCTTATCAAAGAAAAGTTGGTGGGAATATTATTCCAAGTGAAAGACAAATCTCTAATGAAATATTATTTAATAAAATTGATATCTTTCCTAAATTAACATTAGCTTATTTACTTGTTGGGTTTATTTTGTTAGTTACATCATTTGTTGTTGTATTTAATCCTAAAATCCAACCTAAAAAAACTACTTTAGTAGCATTTGTTGTTTTAGCAATATTATTTGCAGCACATACTTTTGGAATGGGATTTAGATGGGTAATTTCAGGGCATGCACCTTGGACAAATACTTATGAGTCCCTACTTTATATATCATGGTCTGCTGTATTTGCTGGTGTTGTTTTCTTTAGAAAATCATTACTTGCTTTAAGTGCTGCTGTTATCGTAGCTGCTATATTTATGTTTACAGCTCACTTAACAAGCATAGATCCACAAATTACAAACTTAGTTCCAGTTCTTAAATCATATTGGTTAACAATCCATGTCTCTGTTTTAACAGCTTCTTATGGTTTCTTTGGATTAAGTGCTATTATTGGATTTATGACACTTATATTATTTATATTTAGAAAAAATAGACCACACTTAGATGAGACGATTAAACATATAACTTATATAAATGAAATGTCTTTAATCATCGGATTAAGTGCAATTACAATTGGAAATTTCTTAGGTGGAATTTGGGCTAATGAATCATGGGGAAGATATTGGGGATGGGATCCAAAAGAGACTTGGGCCTATGTATCAATAGTTGTTTATGCCATAGTTATTCACTTAAGATTTGTTAAATCATTAAATAACCCATTTGTACTAACAACTGCTTCTGTTTTAGCATTTAGTACGATTTTAATGACATACTTTGGTGTAAATTTCTACTTATCTGGAATGCACTCATATGCTACAGGAGATCCTGTACCAATTCCTATGTGGGTTTATGTTGTAACAACTTTTGTATTTATTACAATTGCAGCTGCATATAAAAATAGAGATCTAAAAGCCTAA
- a CDS encoding EAL domain-containing protein, giving the protein MIQCTCKEEFNICGSESTIHFISNVDELLKKSELYVNELGLETNINENICSFVSLNPNLFFEENADFLIEKFSEEEQKEIRVFIENHRHPLTINSVLKSKPLFIYLNFIKDSSFFDILYSKSFTSHFQAIIDMKSNSIFGYEALIRGVYPDGTLMYPDEIFKKSTRNNTNFKLDQICRETALKTAATKRVNKKIFINFLPTSIYDPEFCLQATVKWAKQLDYDPKNIIFEVVETEKVEDKTHLKDILNFYRKKGFLIALDDVGEGYSSLNMIIDIKPDIIKVDRNIIDNIQNDNMKQSIYKALRQISHENDIKLLAEGVETVEELNIVREIGVDYVQGFYYSKPLVEPVRKLKI; this is encoded by the coding sequence ATGATTCAATGTACATGTAAAGAAGAGTTTAATATTTGTGGAAGTGAATCAACTATTCATTTTATTTCAAATGTAGATGAGTTACTAAAAAAGTCAGAACTTTATGTAAATGAGTTAGGATTAGAAACAAATATAAATGAAAATATCTGCTCTTTTGTCTCTTTAAATCCAAATCTTTTTTTTGAAGAAAATGCTGATTTTTTAATCGAAAAGTTTTCAGAAGAAGAACAAAAAGAGATAAGAGTCTTTATAGAGAATCATAGACATCCCCTTACAATTAATAGTGTATTAAAATCAAAACCACTTTTTATATATCTAAACTTTATAAAAGATAGTTCTTTTTTTGATATTTTATACAGTAAAAGTTTCACCTCACATTTTCAAGCAATTATTGACATGAAAAGTAATTCAATTTTTGGATATGAAGCTTTAATAAGAGGTGTTTATCCAGATGGAACACTAATGTATCCAGATGAGATTTTTAAAAAATCTACTAGAAATAATACAAATTTTAAACTTGATCAAATATGTAGAGAAACGGCCCTTAAAACTGCGGCAACTAAAAGAGTAAATAAAAAAATATTTATCAACTTTTTACCAACTTCAATATATGATCCTGAATTTTGTCTTCAAGCCACTGTAAAATGGGCAAAACAATTAGATTATGACCCTAAAAATATAATATTTGAAGTGGTAGAAACAGAAAAAGTAGAAGATAAAACTCACTTAAAAGATATTCTTAATTTTTATAGAAAAAAAGGTTTTTTAATAGCTTTAGATGATGTGGGGGAAGGATATTCTTCTTTAAATATGATTATAGATATCAAACCAGATATTATCAAAGTAGATAGAAATATAATAGATAATATACAAAATGATAATATGAAACAATCCATTTATAAAGCCCTTAGACAAATATCACATGAAAATGATATCAAACTTCTAGCAGAAGGTGTTGAAACAGTTGAAGAGTTAAATATAGTAAGAGAGATTGGAGTTGATTATGTTCAAGGTTTCTATTATTCAAAACCTTTAGTTGAACCAGTTAGAAAGTTAAAAATATAA